A single region of the Vicia villosa cultivar HV-30 ecotype Madison, WI linkage group LG4, Vvil1.0, whole genome shotgun sequence genome encodes:
- the LOC131594551 gene encoding transcription factor MYB16-like: MGRSPCCDKVGLKKGPWTPEEDQKLLAYIEEHGHGSWRALPAKAGLQRCGKSCRLRWTNYLRPDIKRGKFSLQEEQTIIQLHALLGNRWSAIATHLSKRTDNEIKNYWNTHLKKRLTKMGIDPVTHKPKNDALLSSSDSVHSKTASNLSHMAQWESARLEAEARLVRESKIRSHNSLLQNNHNHLKAWNINLESPTSTLSYNENVPSIMSSEGIGEKNINNDNEKNNNNNNNNVNDDENNVVVSMIEFVGTNSSSMVKEEGGDDQENWKSYESFTSNLHHELTMSMDQGDVIAEEGFTNLLLKTNSEDLSLSESGGESNNGGSGSGSEFYEDNNNYWNSILNLVNSSPSHSPMF; the protein is encoded by the exons ATGGGACGTTCACCATGTTGTGACAAAGTTGGCTTAAAGAAAGGTCCATGGACTCCAGAAGAAGATCAAAAACTCTTAGCTTATATCGAAGAACACGGTCATGGAAGTTGGCGCGCTTTGCCAGCTAAAGCAG GTCTTCAAAGATGTGGGAAGAGCTGCAGATTAAGATGGACCAATTATCTTAGACCTGATATTAAGAGAGGAAAATTTAGTTTGCAAGAAGAACAAACAATTATTCAACTTCATGCTCTCTTAGGGAACAG gtGGTCAGCTATAGCTACACATTTGTCAAAGAGAACAGATAATGAGATAAAGAATTATTGGAACACACATTTGAAGAAAAGGTTAACAAAAATGGGAATTGATCCAGTTACTCACAAACCTAAAAATGATGCACTTCTTTCATCAAGTGATAGTGTTCATTCAAAAACAGCTTCAAATCTTAGTCACATGGCTCAATGGGAAAGTGCTCGTCTTGAAGCTGAAGCTAGACTTGTTAGAGAATCCAAAATCCGTTCACATAATTCACTTCTTCAAAATAATCATAATCATTTGAAGGCATGGAATATTAATCTTGAATCTCCTACTTCAACTTTATCTTATAATGAGAATGTTCCATCAATTATGAGTAGTGAAGGAATTGGAGAAAAAAACATCAACAATGACAATgagaaaaacaataataataataacaacaatgttaatgatgatgagaACAATGTTGTTGTGTCTATGATTGAGTTTGTAGGGACAAATTCAAGTTCAATGGTGAAAGAAGAAGGTGGTGATGATCAAGAAAATTGGAAAAGTTATGAAAGTTTTACATCAAATCTTCATCATGAGTTAACTATGTCAATGGATCAAGGTGATGTTATTGCTGAGGAAGGGTTTACTAATCTTTTGCTAAAAACAAATTCTGAAGATTTGAGTTTGTCAGAAAGTGGTGGAGAATCTAACAATGGTGGAAGTGGAAGTGGAAGTGAATTCTATGAAGATAACAATAACTATTGGAATAGTATTCTTAATTTAGTTAATTCTTCTCCTTCTCATTCACCAATGTTTTGA
- the LOC131596801 gene encoding uncharacterized protein LOC131596801 → MFSTNWLGKKLYSTVRINPNVKLTSICEKVHEKWNAGMNRMKAYRARKQALNMVEGSFKEQYCRLYDYTHELLRSNPNSTIKMNVQATEQNPSETEQHPENYVSRPLLPSFHRLYICLDACKKSFSFCRPIIGVDGCFLKGNYGGQILAAVGRDPNDQMLPIALAVVEAETKDSWAWFFDLLVNDLGGPEICKNITFISDQQKGLLPAIDELLPGVDQRFCVRHLYSNFRKRYPGKQLKELMWKAAKATYPQAWEREMKEMRKINEEAFKHLLKIPPRHWSKSHFKYRTKSDVLVNNMSETFNSVIIGPRQKPIVTMLEEIRGYLMDRWARNRAKIEDYNESVLPRIKKIIARRQEFSRYFIARLSGDLIYEVRHTSFSGDKFTVDLKKSECSCRSWMLTGIPCYHVIACIQSRHEDPFEYIPSYYRKQNYQSCYEPLIYPTNGENLWELTPYPDVLPPPTRRAPGRPKRRRNKDADEKRKDITNVSRKGLPNKCSICGISGHNKSSCPSAPRQSTTTQTQTSQAQTQTSQAQTPTTAVPTVQSQPIQRVHARQSQDSINQTQPSQRVQTRQSQNASSSSHPTQRVQTRQSAQSEGVQTRSSITVSQLLAMRRAKEKGQRPTTAFQPPTS, encoded by the exons ATGTTTAGTACTAACTGGCTAGGGAAGAAATTATACTCAACAGTTAGAATCAACCCCAATGTAAAATTGACATCTATTTGTGAAAAAGTGCATGAGAAATGGAATGCAGGCATGAATAGGATGAAAGCTTATAGGGCTAGAAAACAAGCACTGAATATGGTTGAAGGGTCATTCAAAGAACAGTATTGTAGGCTTTATGACTACACACATGAGCTTCTGAGATCTAACCCAAACAGCACCATAAAGATGAATGTCCAAGCAACTGAACAAAATCCTTCTGAAACTGAACAACATCCAGAGAATTATGTTAGCAGACCACTATTGCCAAGTTTCCATAGACTCTATATTTGCCTCGATGCTTGCAAGAAAAGTTTTAGTTTTTGCAGACCAATAATAGGTGTTGATGGATGTTTTCTCAAGGGGAATTATGGAGGTCAGATTCTTGCAGCAGTTGGCAGAGACCCTAACGATCAGATGTTGCCCATTGCATTGGCTGTGGTAGAGGCTGAAACAAAGGATTCTTGGGCATGGTTCTTTGATCTACTAGTGAATGACTTGGGAGGTCCAGAAATATGCAAGAACATTACTTTCATTTCAGATCAGCAAAAG GGGTTGTTACCTGCAATAGATGAGTTGTTGCCTGGTGTTGACCAAAGGTTTTGTGTTAGACATCTGTATAGCAATTTTAGAAAAAGATATCCAGGCAAGCAGTTGAAAGAGTTAATGTGGAAGGCAGCCAAAGCAACATATCCACAAGCATGGGAGAGGGAAATGAAGGAGATGAGAAAGATCAATGAGGAGGCATTTAAACATTTGCTGAAGATCCCCCCTAGACACTGGAGTAAGTCACATTTCAAATACAGGACAAAAAGTGATGTGCTTGTCAACAACATGTCTGAAACCTTTAACAGTGTTATAATTGGACCAAGACAAAAACCAATTGTAACAATGTTAGAGGAGATCAGAGGGTATCTCATGGACAGATGGGCTAGAAATAGAGCAAAAATTGAAGACTATAATGAATCTGTACTTCCAAGGATTAAGAAAATTATTGCAAGAAGGCAGGAATTCTCAAGATACTTCATAGCCAG GTTATCAGGTGACTTGATATATGAAGTCAGGCATACAAGTTTCAGTGGAGATAAATTCACTGTGGATCTCAAGAAATCCGAGTGCTCATGCAGGAGCTGGATGCTGACTGGAATTCCTTGCTACCATGTTATTGCCTGCATCCAAAGTAGACATGAGGACCCTTTTGAGTATATTCCTTCCTACTATAGGAAGCAGAATTACCAGTCTTGCTATGAGCCATTGATATATCCAACAAATGGAGAAAATTTGTGGGAGTTGACACCATATCCTGATGTTCTTCCACCCCCAACCAGAAGAGCACCTGGAAGGCCAAAGAGAAGAAGAAACAAAGATGCTGATGAAAAAAGGAAGGACATCACAAATGTATCCAGAAAAGGGTTGCCAAACAAATGCTCAATTTGTGGCATTTCTGGCCATAACAAGTCATCCTGTCCTTCTGCACCAAGACAATCAACAACAACTCAGACCCAAACAAGTCAAGCCCAGACCCAAACAAGTCAAGCCCAGACCCCTACCACTGCAGTCCCAACTGTTCAATCTCAGCCAATCCAGAGGGTTCATGCCAGGCAGTCTCAGGATTCCATCAATCAAACTCAACCATCTCAAAGGGTTCAAACTAGGCAATCTCAAAATGCCTCTAGCAGCTCCCATCCAACTCAGAGGGTCCAGACAAGACAATCAGCACAATCTGAAGGAGTGCAAACACGTAGTTCCATAACTGTTTCTCAGCTGCTTGCCATGAGAAGGGCTAAAGAGAAGGGCCAAAGACCAACAACAGCATTTCAGCCACCAACATCTTAG